From a region of the Toxotes jaculatrix isolate fToxJac2 chromosome 7, fToxJac2.pri, whole genome shotgun sequence genome:
- the LOC121185245 gene encoding coiled-coil domain-containing protein 158-like isoform X6, with product MLFTSQEPDRRRHHVLNDPPQDFTVLPPPLQAVSQSLVGGLDSLNKDVAQRQIGSPGKEVLENAIDNCLQTLSDFHLSKTLDHPEQDTFSFDKAIVNLQTKLHKVQMEKDALSDLRLKDSRKHVDQMEKMLCMLEELQNIKRAADQKLQETEDETLALNRKVETLEQIMKETYSSLLSHEKQCGNSSITSPIIASSSIQLSPAAKLNEDFNNETDKLLSKVNLGSEECSGVNEQTQRMEDLIANLCQEMAVLTDNLRSSNYSSVSLTDKLELLKKLAERRTSSLDHCQISKLESTLSSHKDKVCCLEQQLLLVQSQLVDAQREKERSSQQAEDLYSQLGQLKRCGAQQQCELQVEIKVLRGQLEEAREQLRRGGEEKNCLQALLDQRAQEGNKFQGLLQEKDKELQLRQQEAQQHLSRLEEAQSWCKTMHIEGETLRLKLDEREKLIDILRLQMESSVQMTVQHSRTIDNLHQENNLLSNQLNQHKLETQQLRAELDQHKSKLAAAEHERLQLQASVAEQSQRVQEETLEKQQLTTQLEIQRMQLLTLTKEHKEMQRLHSCKNEEQEGAVLRLQSQLRNAHDELDQVRSTLRILEGADGHGLQVAMDMQKEITARREQVDSLQGKIQHLEETVEKLHQEKRYQSLESQRHLQELAFVREEKKQLANELEALRSKDQQLRDRIGQLEAILHKMSESFADCQDFIQLREQEFYRLKLQHALDLKELQGQNLCTALNVPPPDLDSMIPSALTAPPSSQHASNTQIKSKTRQESRAQELRSLVKELQGVISENHRPHTAISTAGSSFHRRRSAPERVHRTTFSTNRDAEEKAGFRVRRKTCSSEPHFLTRAELNGKITDEKIMTYPGRVISDPATAVRCTSSPQLLSLGRRSPVHSLLTSDPNR from the exons ATGTTGTTTACGTCACAGGAGCCAGACAGAAGAAGACATCATGTGTTAA ATGACCCACCTCAGGATTTCACCGTCCTTCCACCCCCCCTTCAGGCAGTGTCTCAGTCTCTGGTCGGTGGTCTGGATAGTTTAAATAAGGATGTGGCTCAAAGGCAAATCGGCTCTCCTGGAAAGGAGGTGTTGGAAAATGCAATAGATAACTGTCTTCAAACTCTGTCTGACTTCCACCTCAGCAAG acacttgaTCATCCTGAACAAGACACATTCAGTTTTGACAAAGCCATTGTGAACCTACAGACTAAGCTGCACAAAGTCCAAATGGAGAAGGACGCCCTGTCTGACCTCAG ACTGAAGGATTCGAGGAAACATGTTGATCAGATGGAAAAGATGCTGTGCATGCTGGAAGAGCTCCAAAACATCAAAAGGGCCGCGGaccagaagctgcaggagacGGAAGATGAAACGTTGGCACTCAACAGGAAAGTAGAGACACTGGAACAGATTATGAAGGAAACATACTCTTCACTGTTGTCTCACGAGAAACAATGTGGAAACAGCTCCATTACCAGTCCTATTATCGCCAGTAGTTCAATACAACTGTCTCCAGCTGCTAAGTTAAATGAGGATTTCAACAATGAGACGGACAAGCTTTTG TCAAAAGTAAATCTGGGGAGTGAAGAATGCAGTGGGGTAAATGAGCAAACACAAAG AATGGAAGACCTCATTGCAAATCTTTGCCAGGAGATGGCAGTGTTGACTGACAACCTGAGAtcatcaaactacagcagcgtCAGCTTAACTGACAAGTTGGAGCTGCTAAA GAAACTTGCAGAGAGACGGACATCGTCGTTGGACCACTGTCAGATCAGTAAACTTGAGTCAACCCTTTCCAGCCATAAAGATAAG GTTTGTTgtctggagcagcagctcctTCTGGTTCAGTCTCAGCTAGTGGATGcccaaagagagaaagagcgatcTTCACAACAGGCAGAGGACCTCTATTCCCAGCTTGGCCAACTTAAG AGGTGCGGTGCgcagcagcagtgtgagctCCAGGTGGAGATAAAGGTCCTGAGAGGACAGCTGGAGGAGGCCAGGGAGCAGCTTCGCAGAGGCGGGGAAGAGAAAAATTGCCTACAGGCCCTGCTGGATCAGAGGGCCCAGGAGGGGAACAAATTCCAGGGACTCCTgcaagagaaagacaaggaaCTCCAGCTCAGGCAACAAGAAGCCCAGCAG CATCTTTCCAGGTTAGAGGAAGCTCAGAGCTGGTGCAAGACCATGCACATAGAAGGAGAGACACTGAGGCTGAAGCTGGATGAGCGAGAGAAGCTGATAGATATTCTGAGGTTGCAGATGGAGAGCAGTGTCCAGATGACAGTGCAGCACAGCCGCACCATCGACAACCTGCACCAGGAGAACAACCTCCTCAGCAACCAGCTCAACCAGCACAAGCTGGAGACTCAGCAGCTCAGG GCGGAGTTAGACCAGCACAAGTCAAAGCTGGCTGCTGCAGAGCATGAGAGGCTACAGCTACAGGCGTCTGTGGCTGAACAAAGTCAGCGTGTCCAGGAGGAAACTCTGGAGAAACAGCAGCTCACCACCCAGCTGGAGATCCAGCGCATGCAGTTACTCACCCTCACTA AGGAGCACAAGGAGATGCAACGGCTCCACAGCTGTAAGAACGAGGAGCAGGAGGGTGCGGTACTGAGGCTTCAGAGTCAGCTAAGGAACGCCCATGACGAGCTGGACCAGGTCAGGAGCACCCTGAGGATCCTGGAAGGAGCCGATGGACACG GCCTCCAAGTGGCCATGGACATGCAGAAGGAGATCACTGCCAGAAGAGAACAGGTCGACTCTCTGCAGGGCAAAATCCAGCATCTAGAGGAGACTGTGGAGAAGCTGCACCAG GAGAAGCGCTACCAGAGCCTGGAGAGTCAGCGTCATCTCCAGGAGCTGGCCTTCgtcagggaggagaagaaacaacTTGCCAATGAGCTGGAGGCCCTTCGCTCCAAAGACCAACAATTAAGGGACCGGATCGGTCAGCTGGAGGCAATCCTTCACAAG ATGTCAGAGAGCTTTGCAGACTGTCAAGATTTCATCCAGCTGCGGGAGCAGGAGTTTTATCGTCTTAAACTCCAGCATGCCCTCGACCTGAAG GAACTCCAAGGTCAGAatctctgcacagctctgaatgTACCTCCACCGGACCTGGACTCCATGATCCCATCTGCACTCactgctccaccctcctccCAGCACGCCTCCAACACTCAGATCAAG TCAAAGACGCGGCAGGAGAGCCGCGCCCAGGAGCTCAGGTCTCTCGTCAAAGAGCTGCAAGGAGTGATTTCGGAGAACCACAGACCACACACCGCTATCAGCACCGCTGGCAGCAGCTTCCACAGGAGGAGGTCTGCACCGGAGAGAGTGCACAGGACCACATT CAGTACCAACAGGGACGCAGAAGAAAAAGCTGGCTTCAGAGTGAGAAGAAAAACCTGCAGCAG CGAACCACATTTCCTGACAAGAGCTGAGCTGAACGGGAAGATAACTGACGAGA AGATCATGACTTATCCAGGCCGTGTTATATCGGATCCAGCGACTGCAGTGAGGTGCACATCCTCCCCACAGCTCCTCTCACTTGGCCGCAGGTCACCCGTCCACTCTCTCCTGACCTCCGACCCAAACCGCTAA